CCGTGATGGGCGCGCATCAGGTCATCGACCCGGCTCGCGGCTCACCGTTCGACGCCCTCAACGCGGGCGTGGTGTTCGAAGCGGTCGGCGTCCCTGGGATCATCGATGACGTGCTGCTGCGGGCAGGGCGCGGCACCCGGCTGATCGTCGCCGGGGTGTGCATGGAATCCGACCGTATCCACCCTTTCTTCGCCACCGCCAAAGAGATCAACATCCAGTTCTCGCTGGCCTACGACATGGCGGAGTTCACCGAGTCGCTGCGCGCGATCGCCGACGGCGACATCGATGTCAGCCCACTGATCACAGGCGAGGTCGGGCTGGACGGTGTCGGAAGAGCCTTCGACGACCTCGCTGACCCTGAACGGCACTGCAAGATCCTGGTGACGCCTTAACTGTGCCGCCAGCTTCACGTCTGGGCGTTGCGCCGCAGCAGTATCGCGGGTTCGAGGGAACCGATGCCGCAGATTGTCCAGCAATTGACGGGCTTCGTGTAGCTCCCGGCGCAACTGCGCATCCCGTCGCACGCGGTGGTGGCGCTTCTGCAGGGCCGAAGGGCGGCGACGGTGTGGCGGTGTGTCGAGCTGACCTAAAATCTCCGTGATCGTATCCCGCAGCATCCGGGTCAGTATCGCCGCCTGCAACGCGTCAACATCCTCGCTCACCCGGGATATTCTCCCCGAGAAGCGGTACAGGACACGGCCGACGAGCGACGATCAGGCATCCGAAATCTGAACACGAGTTGACGGGGAGTCCCGTGTGGCGCAGTCTATTTCTCGTGATCGAGACCGCCGAGGAGCGACTGATCATCGAGCTGGAGAGACGGCTGATCGCCAGCTATGGACATCTGGGGCAGGAGCAGATCTCGGTTGCGGTCCGCAGCGCCCATGCCGCGTTTGACCGAAGTCCGATCCGCGGCTTCGTTCCGCTGCTCGTCGAACGGCGTGCCCGCGCCGAACTCGCGCAAACCTACTAACGCCCGAACGCAGAAAGCCGCCGAGACGCCAGCGACTCGACGGCCTTCTGCGATGGGCTCGCGGGCCTGAGTTTCATCCCCCGGCCGGTGGTTGTGCGATCACCGTTGGCTTGAACCCGTAGCGGGGCGCGGCGAAGTTGGCCACGCTACGACCGGTGCCCGCACCGGGCACCATCGGCAGTCCGCCGAACGCCGCCGTGGCGGGTTCCGCGGCGGCCGCGCCGGCGGCACCGTTGAGCGCCACCGAGATCGGCGTTGCCGCGGGGGTGGCCGTCCAGCTCGCCGGAACGGACACTGCTCCAACCTTTGCCGCATTGCCGACAGCTCCGGTGATCCCCCCCAGCGCGTTGCCCAAACCACTGCCGAAGGTGGGTGCGGCGGCCGCGGCCGCTCCCTCGGCGGCCTTCGCGGCCCCCTCAGCCGCCTTGCCGAAAGCGGGAAACGCACTGTGGAACAACCCGTCCAAGTCTTTCATCGCCGTGGTGCTGAGCCGGAACGGTGAAACCAGCCTGATGTAGGTGTCGAACCCGGTGCTGGCATCCAGCGTCGACGACCCGGTCAGGCCTTCCAGGACGTCGCCTAACAGGCCGTTCACTACGATCCCGTCGCCGGTGGCGTTCCACGTATGACCGGTGAGTCCGAGCGCTGCCTGGGGATTGGCGAGCCAGGGCGGAGTGTTTGTCAACCCGGCCATCTGGCTCAGCGCTTTGACCACGTCGTGGTACCCCGTTGCCGCCAGCGACGAGTTGACCGCGTTGATCTGGGCGTTGAATTGCGCATAAAGACCGGTCAGGTTCGCGGCGACCGATTGCGGGGTCAGCGCCGGCAGTTCCGCTGCGGCCGCCGAAGCACCGGAGTACCCGTACATGGCGGCGGCATCCTGGGCCCAGAACTCGAGATATTGCGCCTCCGTGGCAGCGATGGCCGCGGTGTTCTGGCCCAGGAAATTCGTCGCCAGCAAACCGGCCAACAATGCCCGGTTGGCTTCGATCACCGGTGGCGGCACCGTCGCGAGGAATGCGGCCTCGTAAGCGCTCGCCGCCGCGACGGCCTGCGCCCCTGTCTGCGATGCCTGCTCGGCGGTGGTGGTCAGCCATGCGATCTGCGGTGTGGCCGCGGCCGCCATGGATGCCGCCGAGGGGCCCTGCCACGGCCCGTCGGTCAGGCCTTGCACGACAGCTCCGTAGGAAGCCGCGACGGCTTGTAGGTCGCCGGCCAGACCTTCCCAGGCCGCGGCGGCGGCCAGCATCGGCCCCGAGCCGGGTCCGGCATACATCAGCGCAGAGTTGACCTCTGGCGGTAGGGCTGCGAAATCGACCATTGTCGGGTTGCCCTAAGCGACCGCGGCGGCGTTGGCGGACTCAGTGGTGGCGTACGAATTACCGCTGATCCCCAGCGTGGTCGCCAACTGCTCCTGCACGGCCGCCGCCTGCGCGCTGATTGCCTGGTACAGATTGGCGTGGTTGACGAAATGATTGGCCATCAGCATTGACACCAGGTCGGCGGCGGCCGGGACAACCGCTGTCGTGGGGCCCGCCGCGGCTGCATTGCCGGCGCGCATTGCCGCGTTGATGGACATGAGCTCGCCCGAGGCACCATCCAGCACCTCTGGTTCGGCGAAAACGATCGACATTGAGTCCTCCCTCAATTTCACGGTGCACATCTGCAATAAGCGCCCATGGACGCCACTCGTCGCTCGTCGCTGAGACGGTTCCGCGACAACGCTAAGGCAGGCGTTCGTATTCAAACAGGCTGCACGCGGCTTGTTCACGATCGAGTTAGGAATTATTCATTTGCTGCCGGACATTTATAGACAGATCGCCAAACATATATGAATCTTATATGTGGTCATATCTATTTGAGAATAGTATGAGTTATTCGCAACGGCGTAAGCGAGCGGTATTATGTGGCCCAC
The nucleotide sequence above comes from Mycobacterium vicinigordonae. Encoded proteins:
- a CDS encoding three-helix bundle dimerization domain-containing protein → MIETAEERLIIELERRLIASYGHLGQEQISVAVRSAHAAFDRSPIRGFVPLLVERRARAELAQTY
- a CDS encoding PPE family protein; translation: MVDFAALPPEVNSALMYAGPGSGPMLAAAAAWEGLAGDLQAVAASYGAVVQGLTDGPWQGPSAASMAAAATPQIAWLTTTAEQASQTGAQAVAAASAYEAAFLATVPPPVIEANRALLAGLLATNFLGQNTAAIAATEAQYLEFWAQDAAAMYGYSGASAAAAELPALTPQSVAANLTGLYAQFNAQINAVNSSLAATGYHDVVKALSQMAGLTNTPPWLANPQAALGLTGHTWNATGDGIVVNGLLGDVLEGLTGSSTLDASTGFDTYIRLVSPFRLSTTAMKDLDGLFHSAFPAFGKAAEGAAKAAEGAAAAAAPTFGSGLGNALGGITGAVGNAAKVGAVSVPASWTATPAATPISVALNGAAGAAAAEPATAAFGGLPMVPGAGTGRSVANFAAPRYGFKPTVIAQPPAGG
- a CDS encoding PE family protein, with amino-acid sequence MSIVFAEPEVLDGASGELMSINAAMRAGNAAAAGPTTAVVPAAADLVSMLMANHFVNHANLYQAISAQAAAVQEQLATTLGISGNSYATTESANAAAVA